GTTTGACCAGCCCATCTACGAGGTCAACAACAAGCAGGGCAACGTCGACCTGGCTACCGGCAACTACTACACCGCCAACCAGCAGGGCGCAGCCGCCATCTTTGGCAACGCCCGCGCTCTGTACCACCCCGTCTATACCAACATCATGCCGCGTATCGGCTTTGCGTATAACCCGGTTCCGAGGTTCGTCCTCCGTGGCGGCTACGGCATCACCAACTACCTGGAAGGCACCGGCGCGAACCTTCGCCTCAACTTCAACCCGCCCTTCCAGCCCGCATATGCCTACACCGCGGTCGCTCCCAGCGGCAACAACGCCGGAACTCCGCTCACCGTGCAGACCGCCTTCCCCAGCAACATCTCCGGAACGCTGGCCAGCAACTTCTACCGTGCCTGGGACTCCCGCCTGCGCCCTGCCTTCATCCAGCAGTTCTCGCTGTCGACCGAGTACCAGCTCGACAACAAGACCTCCGTGGTGGTGGGCTACGTTGGTCAGACAGGTCAGCACCTGATCAACGCCCGCGCCGGCAACCAGATCCGCCAGGGACAGACCGTTGCTCCCTACGCCAACCTGGTCGGCCAGACCGGCAGCGTCGTCGTCACCGAGAGCCGCTCGATGATGAACTACAACGCCGGACAGGTGCAGGTACGCCATCGCCAGAGCATGGGCCTGGAGTACCAGGTGAACTACACCTACTCCAAGTCCATGACCAACAGCCCCGGCTTCTACGGAGTCTCCGGAGTCTCCGGCGCCAGCGCCTACTGGCAGGATGGCTATAACGCTCGTGGCGACTACGGCCCCTCCGGCATGGACGTCCGCCACAACGTGACCGGAACCATGGTCTACCAGCTCCCCTTCGGCCGCGGTCAGCACTTCGGCAGCAACATCAACCGCTTCACGGACCTCGCCGTCGGCGGATGGAAGGTCACCGGTACGGCCATGCTCTACTCCGGCCTGCCCGTCACCATCAGCGGACCCAACACCACCAGCTACAACAACCGTGCCTCGCGCGCTGACCACTACCGCAAGATGCACATCGTCAACCGCACCGTGCAGAACTGGTGGGGAACGGATCCCTCGGCCACGCCCTGCACCGCCAGCTCCTCGGGCCTGGTCGTCGACAACGGCGTCTGCGCCTATGCACCCTCACAGCCTGGCCAGTTCGGCACCTCCGGCGTCAACACGGAGCGCGCTCCGGGCTACCGCCAGATCGACCTGACCGCCGGCAAGGCCTTCCACATCACTGAGTCCCAGAACGTGGAGTTCCGCGCCGACTTCTTCAACGCCTTCAACATGGCCAGCTACAAGAACCCGGCCAACGGCGTCACCGACTCCAACTTCGGTCAGATCACCGAAACGCGCAGCCCGCAGCGTCAGATCCAGTTCTCGCTGCACTACGCGTTCTAACTTCTCACTGCACTACTCCAACCGAGCCTCATCCCATGCACGCCTCCCCGGGATGAGGCTCGTCTTTTTGCACTCCACGCTTGCATATAGTCTTGAGCCAGCAATGAAACTGCTTGCCGCGCTCCTTCTGCTTGCCTCCTCCGCTTTCGCTCAACCAGCAAAATCCATGCTGTACCTGCGCAATAACCAGCGCGGCATTGACAGCTTCCTGGCCCACCGCAGGCAGATCGACATCCTTGTCCCCACCTGGTACCAGGTGGACGCAGACGGCCACGTGACCGGCGCCCCCAACCCCACCATCCTCTCCGCCGCGCGCCAGTCCCACATCGCCGTCGTGCCCATCGTCGCTCTTTTCAACAAGGACGCAGCCCACCACCTGCTCACCACGCCCGCCGCGGAAGACAGCTTCGCTAACGGCCTTCTCGTCCTCTGCCGCGAGCATCACTACACCGGCATCCAGCTCGACATTGAAAACATTCTCGCCACCGACCGCGACCCCTTCACCGCGATGGTCCGCAAGCTCTCAGAAGCCCTGCACCGCGAGCACTTCGAGCTGCAGATCGCCGTCGTTCCACCCGCTCCCGGCCAACCCGGCGAGACCGCCTTCGGCCGCTGGATCTGGGAAGAATGGCGCGGCGTCTTCGACCTGAAAGCCATCGCTCCGTTTGTCGACGCCATCGGCCTGATGACCTACGACCAGCACACCCGCTACACCATGCCCGGCCCCGTCGCCGGATGGAACTGGACCCGGCAGAACCTCGACTACGCCCTTGCGCAGGGAGTCCCGCGCAACAAGCTCTACCTCGGCATCGCTCTCTACGGTTACCACTGGTTCACCGGCGACCCCATGTTCGACCACAAGGAGCCGCACCCCAACCTCACCGCCGACTACATCTCCTGGCGCGACTCCATGCAACTGCTGCACACCTACGCCCCCGGCAGGCTGCCGCAGTGGGACGCCGACGAACACACCGAATGGTTCTACTTCTACCGCGACCAGATGCGCGAATACATCTTCCTCACCGGCCGCCGTACCTTCGCCGACCGCTACCGCCTGGCCCAGCAGGAACACCTCGCGGGCTTCTGCTCCTGGGTCCTGGGCGAAGAAGACCCCGCCATCTGGCAGCTCCTGCCAAAGCACTAACGGACAACCCACACTCCGGGTGCCCCATATCTGCGCAGCAGATGTGGGAAATCGAGCGAAAGCGAGACCGTTTCGCTTACGGGCACGGCTTCAGTCGTGCCGAAGAATCCGACGCAAGAAACAAAGGGCGCCGGCCTCGATGGCCGGCGTTACGTTTTGATCACGGTTCTGCATCCAATCTCCCGCTCCCCCAACCCACACCCATCCATCACCACCTGCACCACCCACCACACCCCTGGCATCCCAAGCACCATCCCCGCAAACGCCCATCCAAAGTGCACATGCTCCAATGCGCGGAACACCGCCCGAACCCCATCCGCGCCGTACTCCCCATCTTCATAACGCACCCGCCGCAGACGTTGCGTTGGGTGCTCCTCCGCCGCGCGAATCACCATGCCCCGCACCTCGTGCCGCTCAAACCACAGCCGCACCTCGCTGCACGGACCACATGCAGCGCTTACCCAAAGCACCGCGGGCGCAGCATCCGGTTCCACATACGGTCTCCATCGCACACGCCAGTCCCGCACCTGCCCGCGATACCGAACCCAACGCTCTCCAAACCGCAGGCGCAGGTCCTCGCCTTCATCCCACGCCGCCAGTCCGGCGGAGTACACCACGCTGACCACAGCACCCAGCGCCAGCCATCCACTCCGCAACACAGCCGCCCATGCCAGCATCACCAGCACGCAGCTCAACTGCATCGGGTTCGCCACATAGCGATACACCCCACTCACCACCAGCCTCCGCGGCGGATCAAACGGAATCGGCGTCCCCGCGCCGCGCACCCCGAACTCCCGCGCCGCCGCCACACCCATCACGCCCAGCAGGAGCACGCATTGGACAGCAACGGCTCCCAGGGCGTTTTCCCAACGCGGGTGGGTTCGAAGCCAACACAAGCGCTGTTCCCAACCACCACCACGCAACACAAACACACACTCCGGCAGCAGAAACAGAACCACCATCCCCGCCATCACCACCTGCATCCAGGCCCTTCGGGCAGGGAAGCGCTGCACCCTCGTCCACTCACCCAGCAACACCGCGGGCAGCAGGCCTACAACCACAAACCCCGCTTCTCCCCAAAGCCACTCTCGCGAAAGCACAAGTACCGGCGAGCACATCGGCATCACCAGCAGGTCAAAACTCACCAGGGTCACTACCCGCCACGCCCACGGCAAGCTTCCCGGTAGCAACACGGGCACGGCGCCCCACAATACCACCCACCCCAGGTACGCCTCCAGCGGCATGCCACGCACAGCCGGGCCATGGACCGTAAACTTCCACCATCCCGCACGCTGATTCACCGTCTGCAACGCCCACAGCACAGGCAACAGCCACAACACCGCCACCAGCACCGCCGCGCCTGTGCGGCTACGGTTCCGTGCGGGAGCAAGAATCCATCCAGCTACCGCCATCACCATAGGTCCATACAACATCCCCACTCGCACCGCGACCTCATGTGTCATCCACGCACCTCGGGGAACTAACAACCAGGAACCAATGACTACCGTGGGTCCGCATCCGCCGCAATCAGGTAGTCCGCCGCCTGCTTCACGGCAAACCGCTCCCACGGCCCGAAGTACCACGCCGGATCAAGCCTCCGTGCATACTGGATCGTCCACCGCACCTCGCTCTGTCCCGGTGCCACTTCATGCCATCGCACCTCGCTCACCTCCCACGCCATCCATTGCCGCAGGTGTGTCTCATCGCTCACGCGTTCAAAGCGAACATACCCCGGTCCGCTGGCCGCCACCCGCATCACCAGGTCGCCTGGCCCATCGCCTTCCGCCCCGCTGAAGTGCATCCGCCGCAGATCTCCCACCCGCAGGCCGGTGCCCTGAACCGCAAGCGGGCGAGGGAAGCCTATCCGCAGAAAGCCGGGAAGAGGCGTCTCCGGCCGCAGTCCGGCAGCCAGTGCCTGCTCTACCTGTGCCGGAGCGGCCCGTACCACCCGCACCGTCTCCACCCGTTCGCTGCGCGCGAACGAGAGCGTCGGCGTCACACCCTCCAGCGCCATCGGCAACAATGCCAGCCAGGCCCAGGCAAAGACGCTGCGGTCTTTGTCCTCGCGCTGCTTCTTGCGCGCGTAATCAAGGCAAGCTCCTGTAACCAGCCCCACCGCAAAGAAGAGCGGCGACGCGAACAGGATGCACAGGTATCCCTCGCCCGCCAGTGGAGCAGCCGTGAGCAGAATAATGGCCAGCCCCTTCACAATGGCGCCCTTGGCCGTCTTCGCCTTGGGCGTAAATGCCAGTAGAACCGCCAGCACCACGGGAATACCGATAAACATCAGCCCCGTTGTTCCCAGTCCGCCGCGCCACACCGTCTTGTAGACAATTGCTCCGGCAACAGCCGCTACGGCGATCATTGCAGCCAGCATCCACTGCTCATCCGAAGGCCACCTGCCCTTGTCTTCGCGGTCCAGCTCATCTGCCCACATGGAACACCTCGATTCTGAACGTGTTCAGTATTGCGCCGCGCTAAGCCCTCGTCAAGGATTTTCTGAACACGTTCACAAACATCTATATCCAGGGGATCTTTTGTCACCCTGGAGGAATCTGCTTCTTCCGCCACAACGGGGATGCCCCATTCACGCGCAGCGTGAGCGGGAATCGAGCGGAGGGAGCAGGGGCCTTCAGGCCGCTGAAAACCTGCCAAACAAGCAAAGAACGCCGGCCTCGATGGCGGCGTCCCCCAGACTCCCTACAGCTTCCACTCCACCGGCACCACCGTCTCCGGCAGATACAACGGGTGCCACGGAATTCCCTGCTTGCTCAGCCGCAACACCTGCGGGGTCACGCTGGCCTTCTCGCAGAGCAGCCTCGCCACCTGCTCACCGCGCGCCCGCAGACGTTTGTCCACCGGAGTTCCATAGGCAAAGACCACCACATCCGAGTCCTTCGCCATCTCGATCAGGTAGCGATCATTCTCCGGACCCACCGGGTCCTCCACTTCCAGAAGACGCTTCTGCTCGGTCGCGCGATAAGCGAAGGTGTTGCCCACATACAGCCCGCCGTAACCCCACTTCCGCGCCAGGCGGCCGCACTTGGCCACCGTCGGATCGTCCACGTCGATGTCGGCGGTGCTCGGATTCATCATTACGAACAGGATGTGAGGTTTCGCCTCATCCCAGATGCGTTTCAGCGTGTAGCGGTACTCGTTGTGTTTCCCGCCAAACTCCGCCGTGCTCGTCGCTCCGGCGTAGACCGCCAGCCGCACCTTGCCTCCCGGGTCGTGCGCTTTCACCTTCTTCGCCATCGTCAGCCTTTTACTCCCGCCGCGGCGATCATGCGTCCGGTCACGCCCTTCTCCGCCCGGTGCGAGAAGAAACGGTCCAGCTGGTGCGCCGTGCATTCACCCAGAACGGTCACGCTCTCCGGTCTCAGGCCGCTGTCCACCAACTGCCTCCGGTTGGCTTCCCATAGATTGATCAGCCGGCCCTCGAAGAGCTCCTCCGCATACGTCCAGCGCTCGCGGAAGGCGGTACGAACCTCGTTACCTGTCTCGAAGCAGCATGGCCCAATCCCCGGTCCAATCGCACCCAGCATGTCCGCGGGAGCGGAACCGAACTCGGAAGCCATTCTCAGCACTCCTGCCTCGACAATCCCCGCGACCGTTCCCCGCCATCCGGCATGGAAGACGCCGACAGCTTTTTGTACGGGATCCACCAGGATCACCGGGATGCAGTCGGCGGTCTGGACGCCGATCAGGATGCCCGGCTCATTCGTCACCAGCCCGTCACCCTCCAGCACCGCGCGGCCATTCTCCGTGATCAGCGGTTCTAGCCCGGCATGCACCCGGTTGATGACAACTCCATGCGTCTGGCGCGTCAAAACCGTGTCTGAAACCGCATTTAAGGTCGTTCTAAGCGCAAAGATGCGCCGGTTTTCCGCCACGTTGGCGTCCGTATCTTCCTTCGTCCAGCCAAGGTTCAGGTCGTCCGGACGTCGGTAGACAGTGGAAACGCCACCCAGCCGGGTACTGAACCCATGCCACAGCCAATCGAAATCCCACGCGCGCAACACACTCATAGCTTTGATCTTAAGTGGAAAGACCCTCCTTCCGGAGGGTCTTAGAGGCAGTGAGGGAGGGTATATGGAAGTGAGTAGAAGATGTATCCGCAAGGGATGAAAAACTAGGAATTCACTGCTTCAGGAAGGATGCTTTGAATTTGCCTCTAAACTTGCCCTTATCTACTGCACGACAACAACCAAAGTTTTCCACAGGTAAATCTTGGGAATTTCATGCAACGTTTCAAACGGTTTTTCTGAATGTGGCAAAAATTTGCCACATTCAGGCAATTAAATGCTGCTTTATGTCTTCCTCGCGATCGATCTGGTCGATCTTGCTGCGGAGAGAGCGGTAGCTGATGCCCAGCCGTTCTGCTGCTGCTTTGCGGTTCCAGCGGACGGTCTCCAGCGTCTCCAGGATCAGCCGGCGTTCTGCCTGCCAGGCGGCACGCTTGCCCACTTCCAACAGGCTGGCGCCTGCCGGCTGGCGAGCGGGCTCTGAAGCGGTTGCAGCCGCCACCGGTGCAGGGGCGGGGGCGGGGGCGGGAAGCGGGGCCGGTGGGTGGCTGCGGGCGGAGAGCTCGCGCAGGATCTGGGTTTCGCCGCCGACGATGACGAAGCGCTTGCACAGGTTTTCGAGCTCGCGAATGTTGCCGGGCCAGCTGTAGGCCAGCAGGGCGGACATGGCTTCGGGCGAGAAGGTGGTCTGCTCGCGGCCGTAGATGCCGGCGTATTTGTAAAGGAAGTGGCGGATCAGCGGGGCGATCTCGTCGCGGCGCTCGCGCAGGGGCGGAATGTGCACAGTGACGACGTTGATGCGGTAGAAGAGGTCTTCGCGGAAGAGCCCTTCGGCGACGCGCTGCTCGAGTAATTTGTTTGTTGCGCAAAGAACGCGGACGTCGACGGCGACGTCCTGCTTGGCGCCCAGGCGGGAGAAGGCCCCGTCCTGCAGAACGTGCAGAAGCTTGGCCTGCAGGGCGGGCTGCATTTCGCCGATCTCGTCCAGAAAGAGGGTGCCGGTGTGGGCCAGTTCAAAACGGCCTGGCTTGGAGCGTGTGGCGCCGGTGAAGGCTCCTGCTTCGTAGCCGAAGAGCTCGCTTTCGAGCAGGTCGTCCGGGATGGCGGCGCAGTTGACCTTGACGAACGGCTTGGCTGCGCGGCGGGATTGCTCAAAGATCATGCGGGCGACAACGTCTTTTCCGACGCCGCTTTCGCCGCGGATAAGTACGGTGGCACTGGTGGCGGCCACCTTGGAGATGGTGTCGCGAATCTCCGCCATGCGCGGGTGGTTGCCGAAGAGGACGGGAAGTCCACCTTCTTTGGCGGGTCCCTGGGGAAGAGCTTCCATCAGGGTGCGAAGGCACTGGCGAATCTCTTCCGGTTCGGCGGACAGGGTGAGGAGTTCCCTGGCTCCGGCTTTTGAGGCCGCGAAGGCAAGGTCAGCCCGTGATGCGGGCAACAGGACAACGACGGGGATTCCGGCGGACTCGTCGCAGATGCGGCGCAGGGTGGCCAGGTCTTCGCGCAGCTCGACGATCACGATGGCAGGAGAGATGGTCTTCCACTGCTCGGCGGCGACGGGTTCGAGCTCAAACCCGGAGGCAAGCAGGGCGGTCTGTAGAGTGGCCACGGCGGCCTGGGAGGTGAGAACCGCCGCCACACGAATTGGCGAAGCCGGGGTCATTGCGGGATGCTACTGGCATTCTATGCGGAATTGAATAGGATGGAACTCCGGCTGTTTCCGCCCGAGGAATAAGCGTCGATGCATCAGTAGCTTGCATCCAAAGCCCAGCGACGATACTATACGCGCGATTACCAAAATGACTTCTTCCACTCCGACCCTCGCCCTGCAATCGTTGCGTTCGCGCCTTGGCCGTGTCTGCGTCGCTCTGCAGGGTGCAAGCCCGGCCGAGCTTTTTGAAAAGGCCGAGGCCGCGGTTCCCGAGCATACGTTTCTTGAGTTCCGCCTGGATTCGCTGCCGAATCCGGCGGCCGCCCTGCCGCGCCTGAAGGCATTTCTTGAGTCAAACCCGATTGTGACGGCGATTACCACCTGCCGCCGCAAGCCGAATGGCGGAGGGTTTACCGGCAACCTGGCGGCGGAACTGGAGATCCTGACCAAGGCTGCGGCCGCTGGCAGCCAGTTGATCGACCTGGAGATTGAGTCGGCCGAGGTGATGAAGCCGGCCGACCTGGAAAAGCTGCGTGCCGCCGGTGCGGCGCTGATTGTCAGCTATCACGACTTTGAGAAGACCGGGGACCTGGACGCCGTTTATACGCGCATGCTGAAGTTCCAGCCGGACTTCTATAAGGTGGTGCCGACTGCGCAGTCTCTGTCGGACAACCTGAAGCTGTTTGCCTTCCTGGAGAAGTATGGGGAGGCGGGCAATGTGGCTGGCATGTCGATGGGTGAGTTCGGCGTGGTTTCGCGGGTGCTGGGGCCACGGTATGGCTCGGTCTTTACCTTTGCATCTGCCAGCACGGAAGACGCCACGGCTCCGGGACAGATTGCTGCTCGCACCATGGTGGAGACCTACCGGATTGACCAGATTGGGCCGGGAACGAAGGTGTATGGCGTGGCGGGGAACCCGGTGCGGTCCTCCATGTCGCCGATGATGCTGAACACGGCCTTCCGGCGCGAGACGGTGAATTCCGTGTACCTGGCTCTGCAGACCTCGAAGCTGAGCGACCTGCTGAAGGTGCTGCAGGCGGTGCCGATCAGCGGGCTTTCCGTGACCATGCCGCTGAAGCAGGAGATTCTGTCGCACCTGGAGCGGACCGATCCGCTTTCGGCCAAGATTGGCGCGGTGAACACGATTGTGCGCGGCCAGGATGGCAAGCTCTACGGCTTCAATACGGACGTGGGCGGCATTCTTGGGCCGATTGAGCGGCGTCGTCCGGTGAAGGGGGCGAAGGTGCTGGTGCTGGGCGCAGGCGGGGCGGCGCGGGCGGCGGTTTTCGGGCTGAAGGACAAGGGTGCGGATGTGACGCTCTACAACCGCACGCCGGAGACAGCGCAGAAGCTGGCCAAGCAGGCCGGAGCGAAGGTGATCAAGCGGGAGCAGATTGCGAAGACGCAGTTTGACCTGATCATCAACTCGACCCCTGCGGGGATGAAGGGCGGCAAGCTGACCCACGTCCTGGAGCCGGAAGAGATCAATGCCGGGCTGGTCTTTGACCTGGTCTACAACCCGATTGAGACCCCGCTGCTGCGGATGGCGCGGGCCAAGGGGATTCCGGTGATTACCGGGGTGGAAATGTTTGTTCACCAGGGAGCGCGGCAGTTCGAGATCTGGACGGGCAAGCCTGCTCCGGAGGACGAGATGCTGCGCGTGGTGGTGCATGCGCTGCGGCAACAGGCGGAGGGCGGCACACCGGCTGCGGTCGTCGAGACAAAGCGGGTTGCGACGGCGAAGGAAGAGACGCCTTCCCCGGAGAAGCCCGTGGTGAAGGCGGAGGCGCCGAAGAAGGTGGCTCCTGCACCTGTTCCAGCAAAGAAAGCAGTGCCGGTGGAAGTGAAGAAAGCCCCGGCCCTGGTGAAGAAGCCGGTGGTGAAGGCTCCTGCGAAGGTGGTGGCCAAGAAGTCTGCCCCTGCTAAGGCAGCGAAGAAGTCGGTCCCCGTAAAGCTGGCCAAGAAGGCTGTCGTGAAGAAAGCTGCTCCGGCTGCGGTGAAGAAGACAGTTACGAAGCCCGTGGCGAAGAAAGCTGTTCGTAAGAAGTAGCTTTGTACTTCAGCGGCTGAAGCCGTGCCGTGACGAAGACGGTTTTCCTTGTCTCTATCTTGAGCCGATGCTGTTTTGTTAAAAACCCAGGGCTGAAGCCCTTATCATGGGCGTTCGTTTTCAGTGGTGAAGGCCGCTGCGTAATCGGGTTTGAGAGTTGAAGCTCTCAAAAGAACTTTAGTGTGAGCCAGGGAAGAGCTTTCTCTTCCGCAGGAAGATGGATATGCGGGTAGGCCGGAGTTGGAAAGCGTTGGTTGCGGGATACCTGATGGCATTGACTGCAGGTGTGTGTGCCGGGCAGAAGCTGGCGGATAAGCCTGCGATGGGCTGGAATAGCTGGGACTCGTATGGGTTGACCATCACCGAGCAGCAGTTCCGGGACAACGTGGTGGTGCTGGACCAGAAGCTGAAGCCGCTGGGCTGGAACTACGCCGTGATTGATGAGGGCTGGTTTCTGCGCAATCCTCTGGACCGGCCGCACCCGGAAAAGCTGGAGTACGAGATTGACGCTTTTGGACGGTATATCCCCGTTCCGGCGCGCTTTCCTTCCGCATTGCGCGAGGACAGCAATACCGGTTTTGCGGAGCTTGGGCGCTGGGTGCATGCACGCGGACTGAAGTTCGGTATCCATATTGTGCGCGGCATTCCTAGGGAGAGCGTGAAGCGGAACCTGCCCATTGAGGGGTCAAAGTTCACAGCGGAGGATGCAGCCGATACGACGGATGCCTGCCCATGGGATCCGACGAACTGGGGGATCAAGGCCAATGCGGCCGGGCAGGCCTGGTATGACGCTCTGCTGCGGCAGTATGCGGGGTGGGGCGTCGACTTTCTGAAGGTGGATTGCATTGCGGAGAATCCGTACAAGGTCAGCGAGATCCGGCAGATCAAGCTGGCGATCGAGCGCAGCGGACGGCCGATGGTGCTGAGCCTGTCACCGGGGCCGACGAACCTGTCGCATGCGGCGGAGGTGGGTTCGCTGGCGCAGATGTGGCGTATCTCCAATGACATTTGGGATGTGTGGAAGGGCACGGCGAAGTTTCCGCGCACCGTGTATGACCAGTTTGACCTGCTGGCGGCATGGGCCGGGTATGCAAAGCCGGGCAACTGGCCGGATGTGGATATGCTGCCGGTGGGTGAGCTGAGTCCGAAACCGGATGTTGGACCAGGGGCGAGGAAGTCCCGGCTGACGCAGACAGAACAGCGGACGATGATGACGCTGTGGGCTGTGGCGCGGAGCCCGCTGATTCTGGGAGCGAACCTGACGCTGCTGGATGAGCCGACGATGCGGCTGATCGGGGATCGTGACCTGATCCGGATTGACCAGACTGCGCTTGCGAGCCGCGAGGTGTTGCATGAGGGCGATCTACGTGTGTGGCGGGCGGATTTGCCGGGCAAGGAGTACGCGATTGCCGTGTTCAACACGGGCGACGAGCCGCTGGCTGTGAAGAAGGAACTTTCCGTGCTGGGGCTTGCCGGGCGCTACTCCGCCCGCAGGGCTGGCGGGAAGGGCATTGCGTCGCAGGTGGTTGAGGAGACCGTGGCACCGCACGGCAGCGCGTTGTTCTTCGCTAAGTAGCGACGCAGGTCTGCAGATAGGCGTGGATGAGGGCGAGCAGCTCTTCGCGCAGGGGTGCGAGTTCGCGTTCCGGGGACTTGGCTTCGAGCAGGCGGCGGGAGATGCCGTTGAACGCGGAGAGAATGACGGTGGCGATCAACTGGGGCTCCTTGGTGAGTTTTTCGGGCGCGGTGGCGAAGAGCTCGGCGGCTTTTTGAATGCCGCGCAGGCCTGCCTGCTTGGCGATGGTCATGCCATCGATGTCGGAGCTGACAGCGTAGAGCGCGGCACTCTCTTTCACGTTGTGCATCTTGGCTTTCAGGTAAGCGGTGGTGAGAGATGAGCCCATCTCAAAGATGCTGTGTCCGCGCAGTGTACGGGAAGTTTCGTCGATGGAACCGCTGACGGTGGCCATGTGGCGCTTGAGCGCGGCCTGTAGAAGCGAGCTCTTGTTGGGAAAGTACTGGTAGAGCGTGCCGACGGAGACTCCGGCGCGGTGGGCGACCAGGGTGGTGGTCAGCTTCTCTTTGCCGACGGAGACCAGAACCTGAATGGCGGCCTCAAGAATGGCGTCGACTGTGACGGTGGAACGCGTCTGAAGGGGCGTCTTTCGCGGGGCTAACGTAGGTGCGGCGGCGCGGGGCAAATGCGAACTCCAAAGCTGAAGGTTCCTTCATCTAAACACATGTTGCAAAGGATGAAGGAGAGCGAGATGGCAAAGAGCTTTACGTTACCGGGTACGGAGATTCGATTGAACCGCATGGGCTATGGCGCCATGCAACTGGCAGGGCCGCATGTCTTTGGGCCTCCGAAGGACCGTGCGGGAGCGGTGGCGGTGCTGCGGGCGGCGGTGGAGGCGGGAGTGAATCACATCGACACCAGCGACTTCTACGGGCCGCATGTGGTGAACCAGATCCTGCGCGAGGCTCTGCATCCG
Above is a genomic segment from Terriglobus tenax containing:
- a CDS encoding glycosyl hydrolase family 18 protein; translation: MKLLAALLLLASSAFAQPAKSMLYLRNNQRGIDSFLAHRRQIDILVPTWYQVDADGHVTGAPNPTILSAARQSHIAVVPIVALFNKDAAHHLLTTPAAEDSFANGLLVLCREHHYTGIQLDIENILATDRDPFTAMVRKLSEALHREHFELQIAVVPPAPGQPGETAFGRWIWEEWRGVFDLKAIAPFVDAIGLMTYDQHTRYTMPGPVAGWNWTRQNLDYALAQGVPRNKLYLGIALYGYHWFTGDPMFDHKEPHPNLTADYISWRDSMQLLHTYAPGRLPQWDADEHTEWFYFYRDQMREYIFLTGRRTFADRYRLAQQEHLAGFCSWVLGEEDPAIWQLLPKH
- a CDS encoding methyltransferase family protein, producing the protein MTHEVAVRVGMLYGPMVMAVAGWILAPARNRSRTGAAVLVAVLWLLPVLWALQTVNQRAGWWKFTVHGPAVRGMPLEAYLGWVVLWGAVPVLLPGSLPWAWRVVTLVSFDLLVMPMCSPVLVLSREWLWGEAGFVVVGLLPAVLLGEWTRVQRFPARRAWMQVVMAGMVVLFLLPECVFVLRGGGWEQRLCWLRTHPRWENALGAVAVQCVLLLGVMGVAAAREFGVRGAGTPIPFDPPRRLVVSGVYRYVANPMQLSCVLVMLAWAAVLRSGWLALGAVVSVVYSAGLAAWDEGEDLRLRFGERWVRYRGQVRDWRVRWRPYVEPDAAPAVLWVSAACGPCSEVRLWFERHEVRGMVIRAAEEHPTQRLRRVRYEDGEYGADGVRAVFRALEHVHFGWAFAGMVLGMPGVWWVVQVVMDGCGLGEREIGCRTVIKT
- a CDS encoding DUF1643 domain-containing protein, with protein sequence MAKKVKAHDPGGKVRLAVYAGATSTAEFGGKHNEYRYTLKRIWDEAKPHILFVMMNPSTADIDVDDPTVAKCGRLARKWGYGGLYVGNTFAYRATEQKRLLEVEDPVGPENDRYLIEMAKDSDVVVFAYGTPVDKRLRARGEQVARLLCEKASVTPQVLRLSKQGIPWHPLYLPETVVPVEWKL
- the pgeF gene encoding peptidoglycan editing factor PgeF, translated to MSVLRAWDFDWLWHGFSTRLGGVSTVYRRPDDLNLGWTKEDTDANVAENRRIFALRTTLNAVSDTVLTRQTHGVVINRVHAGLEPLITENGRAVLEGDGLVTNEPGILIGVQTADCIPVILVDPVQKAVGVFHAGWRGTVAGIVEAGVLRMASEFGSAPADMLGAIGPGIGPCCFETGNEVRTAFRERWTYAEELFEGRLINLWEANRRQLVDSGLRPESVTVLGECTAHQLDRFFSHRAEKGVTGRMIAAAGVKG
- a CDS encoding sigma-54 dependent transcriptional regulator translates to MTPASPIRVAAVLTSQAAVATLQTALLASGFELEPVAAEQWKTISPAIVIVELREDLATLRRICDESAGIPVVVLLPASRADLAFAASKAGARELLTLSAEPEEIRQCLRTLMEALPQGPAKEGGLPVLFGNHPRMAEIRDTISKVAATSATVLIRGESGVGKDVVARMIFEQSRRAAKPFVKVNCAAIPDDLLESELFGYEAGAFTGATRSKPGRFELAHTGTLFLDEIGEMQPALQAKLLHVLQDGAFSRLGAKQDVAVDVRVLCATNKLLEQRVAEGLFREDLFYRINVVTVHIPPLRERRDEIAPLIRHFLYKYAGIYGREQTTFSPEAMSALLAYSWPGNIRELENLCKRFVIVGGETQILRELSARSHPPAPLPAPAPAPAPVAAATASEPARQPAGASLLEVGKRAAWQAERRLILETLETVRWNRKAAAERLGISYRSLRSKIDQIDREEDIKQHLIA
- the aroE gene encoding shikimate dehydrogenase; this translates as MTSSTPTLALQSLRSRLGRVCVALQGASPAELFEKAEAAVPEHTFLEFRLDSLPNPAAALPRLKAFLESNPIVTAITTCRRKPNGGGFTGNLAAELEILTKAAAAGSQLIDLEIESAEVMKPADLEKLRAAGAALIVSYHDFEKTGDLDAVYTRMLKFQPDFYKVVPTAQSLSDNLKLFAFLEKYGEAGNVAGMSMGEFGVVSRVLGPRYGSVFTFASASTEDATAPGQIAARTMVETYRIDQIGPGTKVYGVAGNPVRSSMSPMMLNTAFRRETVNSVYLALQTSKLSDLLKVLQAVPISGLSVTMPLKQEILSHLERTDPLSAKIGAVNTIVRGQDGKLYGFNTDVGGILGPIERRRPVKGAKVLVLGAGGAARAAVFGLKDKGADVTLYNRTPETAQKLAKQAGAKVIKREQIAKTQFDLIINSTPAGMKGGKLTHVLEPEEINAGLVFDLVYNPIETPLLRMARAKGIPVITGVEMFVHQGARQFEIWTGKPAPEDEMLRVVVHALRQQAEGGTPAAVVETKRVATAKEETPSPEKPVVKAEAPKKVAPAPVPAKKAVPVEVKKAPALVKKPVVKAPAKVVAKKSAPAKAAKKSVPVKLAKKAVVKKAAPAAVKKTVTKPVAKKAVRKK
- a CDS encoding glycoside hydrolase family 27 protein, with translation MALTAGVCAGQKLADKPAMGWNSWDSYGLTITEQQFRDNVVVLDQKLKPLGWNYAVIDEGWFLRNPLDRPHPEKLEYEIDAFGRYIPVPARFPSALREDSNTGFAELGRWVHARGLKFGIHIVRGIPRESVKRNLPIEGSKFTAEDAADTTDACPWDPTNWGIKANAAGQAWYDALLRQYAGWGVDFLKVDCIAENPYKVSEIRQIKLAIERSGRPMVLSLSPGPTNLSHAAEVGSLAQMWRISNDIWDVWKGTAKFPRTVYDQFDLLAAWAGYAKPGNWPDVDMLPVGELSPKPDVGPGARKSRLTQTEQRTMMTLWAVARSPLILGANLTLLDEPTMRLIGDRDLIRIDQTALASREVLHEGDLRVWRADLPGKEYAIAVFNTGDEPLAVKKELSVLGLAGRYSARRAGGKGIASQVVEETVAPHGSALFFAK